From the genome of Sporomusa sphaeroides DSM 2875:
CTGGAAAGAACTCTACACCAACACCCCGGATGAGGAAGATTCGGCTGACGGCATTGCCGAGCAATTGCTGCCCGGTCTTACTAAAGGCGACCTTTTGCCGATAGCCTCAGTTTCGCTGACTAAAGGCGCGACAAAACCGCCTGCTCCCTTTAATGAAGCCAGTTTGTTATCAGCCATGGAGAATCCGGCAAAATACATGTCAGGTGAGAGCCAGGCACTTAAACAAATTATTGGTGAAACAGGGGGACTTGGCACAGTTGCCACCAGGGCGGATATTATTGAAAAGCTATTTAGCAGTTTTGTTATTGAGAAAAAGGGCAAAGATATTTTTGTTACCTCCAAAGGCAGACAGCTGTTGGATTTAGCCCCGGAAGAACTGAAATCACCGGCTTTAACGGCTGCATGGGAGCAGAAATTAAGCGCCATTGCTAAAGGACAGCTGCCCAAGCAGGCTTTTATTACCGAGATCAAAGACTATACGAAAGCCATTATTATTGGTATAAAAAACAGTAAGGAACAGTTTAAGCACGATAATCTCAGCCGCACCCGCTGTCCGGAATGCGGCAAGTACTTGCTTGAGGTTAATGGGAAAAGAGGGAAAGCTTTAGTTTGTCAGGACCGTGAATGCGGTTACCGCAAGAATGTGGCCCAGACAACCAATGCCCGCTGCCCTAAATGCCACAAAAAACTTGACCTCAAAGGGGAAGGCGAGGCACGGACTTTCGTGTGCGCCTGCGGTTATCGCGAGAAACTGGCAGCCTTTACCGAGCGTAGAAAGCAGGAAAATGATACGAAGATTTCTAAAAAGGATGTATCACGCTATTTAAACCAGCAGCCTGATAGTCAGCCTTTTAATACTGCGCTTGCCGAAGCGCTTGCCAAGCTTACATTAAAGTAACAGGATGAATCCGAAGTGACTGAAGGCGGTAGTTTTATGACCAGGGAGATATTGATAATTAGATTAAGTTCCATTGGTGATGTTATCCATTGTACACCGGTAGCCGGGTCGCTGAAAGCCGCCTGGCCTGACTGTAGAATCACCTGGCTTGTCGGTGAGACTTGCGCTGACCTTATCAAAGATAATCCGCACATTGATGAAATCATGGTATGGCCGCGGGAACGGTTTGATAAACATCTCAGAGAATATGAGTTCAGCCAGGCGCTTGCCTTATGGCGGGATTTGCGGCAACAGCTGGCGGTAAAGTCTTTTTATGCGGTACTTGATATTCACGGCCTGTTTCTTACCGGGATGATCGCCAGGCTGGTAAGGACTGACCGGCGTATCGGCCTTAAGTGTGCCAGAGAGCTTAATCCCCTATTTATGACCGAGAAGGCGGCTCCGCTCGGGACCCATATTATCGACCGGTATTTGGGGGTGTTAACCGCCCTGGGTATTCGTCCCGCCTGCCGGGAAATGCTGCTGATGGTTCCGGGGGAAGCCAGGGAATTTGCGCAGCATTTTTTGCAGCAAGCGCAAGTTGCCGCTGAAGACCGGTTGGCCGTATTGGTTCCCGGTACCACCTGGCCGACTAAGAACTGGCCGGCAGAACGGTTCGCGGCAACGGCGGCGCGGCTTGCCCAAGATTTCAAAATACTGTTGTGCGGTGGCAAGAGCGAGTTGGCTCTGGGACGGGAAATAGTGGCTAAGGCCGGTGTGCCGGTAATCAATGCGATCGGGCAGACCAGTCTTTTAGAGATGGCGGCTATTCTTGGGTGCGCAGCTGTCGTTATTGCCGGCGATACCGGGCCGCTCTACATGGCGGCTGCCTTAGGCACGCCAACGGTAGCCATTTTCGGGCCGACCAATCCGGCAACCTATGTACCTCCAGGCAAGAATAATGCGTTTGTCTATAACCAACAGGCCTGTTCATTTTGTCATAAAACAAAATGCCGGCTAAAAAGTATGGATTGTATAAGCAGCGTGCAGCCGGCAGCCGTTGTCGAGCAGGTTTACCGGGTAGGGAAAAAATCATAAATCAGCTAAAGAATAGCAAGAAGAGAGAGCCATTGGCTCTCTCTTTTAAACTTTTTACTAACTTTGCATCAACTGCTATGTTTCAATTTGAAGGCCTTGTATTTAGCAACTCCGTATTCAATAGCAACAAATAATACGGGAATCAGGAAGATACCCAGACCGGTAGCTACCACCATGCCGCCGACAACTGTTGTTCCCAGTGCCGAACGGGCGGCAGCTCCGG
Proteins encoded in this window:
- a CDS encoding glycosyltransferase family 9 protein, yielding MTEGGSFMTREILIIRLSSIGDVIHCTPVAGSLKAAWPDCRITWLVGETCADLIKDNPHIDEIMVWPRERFDKHLREYEFSQALALWRDLRQQLAVKSFYAVLDIHGLFLTGMIARLVRTDRRIGLKCARELNPLFMTEKAAPLGTHIIDRYLGVLTALGIRPACREMLLMVPGEAREFAQHFLQQAQVAAEDRLAVLVPGTTWPTKNWPAERFAATAARLAQDFKILLCGGKSELALGREIVAKAGVPVINAIGQTSLLEMAAILGCAAVVIAGDTGPLYMAAALGTPTVAIFGPTNPATYVPPGKNNAFVYNQQACSFCHKTKCRLKSMDCISSVQPAAVVEQVYRVGKKS